The Sphingobacterium lactis sequence CACGCAAATACCGGGGCGGTTGCTGAATATGCAGAAATTGAGGAGACCATCAGTCCGGAATTGATGGAGGATGTGGCCAATTGGATCAAAGGCCTGAAATAAATCAAAGAAACATGGGGTGAGGAGAAGAGGAAGGCTTTTCTCTGAATCGATAGAGCACACAATAGGGGAGTACGATAATCGTATTCCCTTTTTTAGTTCTTGCTCGTGCTTGGCAGAACAATGTGGTACGGCAAAAAAAATCCGCCCTGTTGGACCAGGACGGATCATGCTTGTTGTTTATATGATAATTGCCTCGAGGCAAATTATGCCGAAAGATACTAATTTATTGTAAATAACCCGGGTTCTGTTCCAAAAGTGGGTTCACGGACCGTTCCGCATACGGAATTGGATAGACAAGTTTCTCCGAATTGTAACTTAAGTTTCCAACATTTCGCTTGGTGCGCTTCAAGTCGTGTAGGCGGTATCCCTCGAATGCCAATTCTGTATCTCTTTCCGCTAAGATGAGATCCAATGTCAAGGTCGAAAGCACATCCACGCCGGCACGTTTCCGAATGGCGTTGATGTCATCCAATGGGGTAGCACCGACCGCTGTGTTCAGCCGGAAATTACATTCTGCCCGGGTTAGGATCAATTCACTTAAGCGTACGATTGGAATATTATCGAAATAGCCGGACCATTTTTGCGTGAACCAGCCGGAGGATTTTACACCGTTCCCTTCGTAGATAAGTTCCGTCTTCCGTTTATCTTTCGGGTCAAAGCTTTCGTAATAGCTGTCAACGATATTGATATCTCCACGACCCACATATCCACCGGTGTTGTTTGTATAGGAAGAATAGAAGGTAGCCAAACCGTCATTTGATGTTCCGGCATTGCTCTGCTCATTCTGGCGAATCTCAAAAACCCCTTCCGAAGAATTCTTTACACGGAATGGAGCTTCAACATCACTTGCCAACGCAAAATTTTCACTGCCAATGATTTCATTGGCGTAATCTCTGGCTTTGTCATATTTTCCCTGTTGCAGGTATAATCTGACCAACATACCCATCGTGGCATAGAGGTCGTTTGTTTCGACATTTTCCAAAAGCTCCAAGGATTTCAATAAGTCATTTTCCGCTTGGGTGTACACTTCAGCAACCGTGCTACGCTTCGCACCTGTGGTAATATCAGGGAATTTCTTTACCGCTTTCAGGACAATGGGCACTGCCGGCGTGCTGTTAGCTCCATTGGCTTCGTAGGGAAGGCCAAAGAGACGGGTGAGTTCAAAGTACATAATGCCACGTACAAAGAGGGCTTTGCCATGGATTTCATTTTTCAGGTTTTCATCACCGACTACGTCCAGTGCTTCAATCACCGTGTTTGCTGCATTGATGGCGCGGTAGGCTTGTGTCCATGTTCGCGCAACATCCGCATTAGTTGATAGCAGGGTCTGCCTGCTGATTTCCCGAAAGGTAGAGAAAGAGCCGGTCCATTGCAGGTAACCTGGATTGGCATACAAGTCGGGCACCATGACTAGGTTGGTGCCGTACAGCGCGCCGCCAGCCATAATGGTATAAGCGCCGACTACTGCATTATTCACATCGGTTTCCGTTTCCAAGGCTTCGTCCGTGCCAATATTGTCCACCGGTTGGATATCCAGCTTCTTGCCGCAGGACGACACCGTCAGAGCAAAAGCGATTAGGGAATAAGTAATTATATTTTTCGTTTTCATGATAATAGGCTTTAATTAAAATCCGACACTGATACCAAAGGAAATAGTTCTCGGCTGTGGTGAAGTATAGAAGTCGTTACCCAACTGATAGCCACCGGCAAATGTGGTGTTGATCTCCGGATCATAACCATCGTATTTCGTAAAGGTCAGGAGGTTCATCGCGGATACATACACACGAGTCCGCTCCATGCCATACCGTGTGGTTAAGGACCTTGGCAAACTATAGCTCAAAACCACATTCTTTACCCGAAAATAGGAGCCATCCTGAAGGTAACGGGAAGAAGGGTTTGTTCCATTCGAATCCAAGAAACGCGGTTGCGGGATATCGGTGTTTCGGTTGTCCTCCGTCCAATAATTCATTTGGTCCACGGTTTGGTTGTCGAAATAATCACCGTTTGCGGCTTGAAAACCACCAGCGGCATTGTATAATTTATTGCCATAAACAAACTGTGTCTGTATATCCAGTGAGAAACTTTTGTAGGAAAGTGTATTTCCCAAACCGCCGAAGAATTTGGCATGTGGGCTGCCCA is a genomic window containing:
- a CDS encoding RagB/SusD family nutrient uptake outer membrane protein; this encodes MKTKNIITYSLIAFALTVSSCGKKLDIQPVDNIGTDEALETETDVNNAVVGAYTIMAGGALYGTNLVMVPDLYANPGYLQWTGSFSTFREISRQTLLSTNADVARTWTQAYRAINAANTVIEALDVVGDENLKNEIHGKALFVRGIMYFELTRLFGLPYEANGANSTPAVPIVLKAVKKFPDITTGAKRSTVAEVYTQAENDLLKSLELLENVETNDLYATMGMLVRLYLQQGKYDKARDYANEIIGSENFALASDVEAPFRVKNSSEGVFEIRQNEQSNAGTSNDGLATFYSSYTNNTGGYVGRGDINIVDSYYESFDPKDKRKTELIYEGNGVKSSGWFTQKWSGYFDNIPIVRLSELILTRAECNFRLNTAVGATPLDDINAIRKRAGVDVLSTLTLDLILAERDTELAFEGYRLHDLKRTKRNVGNLSYNSEKLVYPIPYAERSVNPLLEQNPGYLQ